Proteins co-encoded in one Callospermophilus lateralis isolate mCalLat2 chromosome 2, mCalLat2.hap1, whole genome shotgun sequence genomic window:
- the LOC143388606 gene encoding olfactory receptor 52A5, with product MLTFNGSFFMPSVFTLVGIPGLESVQCWIGIPFCAMYVIAVIGNSLILVIIKKENSLHIPMYIFLAMLAATDMALSTCILPKMLGIFWFHWPEISFDACLLQMWLIHSFQATESGILLAMALDRYVAICNPLRHATIFSQKLLTHLGVGVTMRAAILVLPTLLLIKCRLKLYQTTVISHSYCEHMAIVKLAAEDIRVNKIYGLFVAFAILGFDIIFITMSYVRIFVTVFQLPQKEARVKAFNTCVAHICVFLPFYLLAFFSFFTHRFGSHIPPYVHILLSNLYLLVPPFLNPIVYGVKTKEIRRHAWKMFVSSPNS from the coding sequence atgctcacattcaatggcTCCTTCTTCATGCCTTCTGTTTTTACACTAGTTGGGATTCCTGGCCTGGAGTCAGTGCAGTGCTGGATTGGGATTCCATTCTGCGCCATGTATGTCATCGCTGTGATTGGGAATTCCCTCATTTTGGTtatcatcaaaaaagaaaacagcctCCACATACCCATGTACATATTTTTGGCCATGTTGGCAGCCACAGACATGGCACTTAGCACCTGTATTCTTCCCAAAATGTTAGGCATCTTCTGGTTTCATTGGCCAGAGATCTCTTTTGATGCCTGCCTGCTGCAAATGTGGCTTATTCACTCATTCCAGGCAACTGAATCAGGCATCCTGCTGGCAATGGCCCTGGatcgctatgtggccatctgtaACCCCTTGAGACATGCTACTATCTTCTCCCAGAAACTCTTGACTCATCTTGGAGTGGGGGTAACAATGAGAGCTGCCATTCTCGTGTTACCAACCCTGCTGCTTATCAAATGCAGACTTAAACTCTACCAAACTACAGTTATTTCCCACTCTTATTGTGAGCACATGGCCATTGTGAAGCTGGCTGCTGAAGACATCAGAGTCAACAAGATATATGGCCTATTTGTTGCCTTCGCCATCCTAGGATTTGACATAATCTTTATTACCATGTCCTATGTTCGAATCTTTGTCACTGTCTTCCAGTTGCCCCAGAAGGAGGCCCGAGTCAAGGCCTTCAATACCTGCGTAGCTCACATCTGTGTCTTCCTACCATTCTACCTCCTggccttcttctctttctttacaCACAGGTTTGGTTCTCACATACCACCCTATGTTCATATCCTCTTGTCAAATCTTTACCTGTTAGTCCCACCTTTTCTCAACCCTATTGTCTATGGAGTTAAGACCAAAGAAATCCGCAGACATGCCTGGAAAATGTTTGTCTCCTCCCCAAATTCTTGA